In Rhodopirellula sp. P2, the DNA window CAAACCGCCGTGCACTCGTCCCATCGGATTGTGATGCTGGGGGCCACACTGGATGTCCACGGTGGCATTGCCCGCGTCCGGATCTCCATCAGCGCACTCGCTGGGATGAACTTGAAAGCCAACCAATCGTGAAATGGGGGCATCCGAAAACCGCTCGCTCATCAACCCAAGCCCCCGAAAACAGAATCAGCCCGAAAATTGTAACGTGGAAACAAAACGAGGCCCCAATGGTGGAATGTCATGGTCATTGATACCTCCACGTCAACATTCCAATCGAAACCACACCGACAAGCAGACTCAGCGGCAGCCCAAATTGAATGTAGTCTCGCAATCGATACCCACCGACACCGTACACCATCGTGTTCGTCTGATAACCAAACGGGGTCAGGAAACTGGCCGAGGCCGCAATCATCACCGCCACCACCATTGGCATCGGGTCCGTCCCCAACTGGGTTCCGGCCGTCCAGGCGATCGGCAGCATCAACATTGCCGCAGCGTTGTTGGTGATCAACTCGGTGCAGATCACGGTGGCGACGTAAATCGCGATCAACGTGCCCAACGGACTTCCCTGAGCAATGCTCAACAACCCGCCAGCAATTTGCCCTGCCGCCCCGCTTTGTTCCATCGCCCGGCCAATTCCGATCGCCGAACCAATCACGATCAACACCGACCAATCGATGCTGCGTCGGGCTTCCGAGGTCGTGCAACAACGGGTCAGCACCATCGCACAAGCAGCCATCATCGCCGCGCTCAAAATCGACAACCAATTCAATGCCGCCACGATCACCATCACCAACATGATCCCCAACGCCAGCGGTGCCCGTTCGTGACGGCGAATTTCACCTCGATCGACGCTGCTGACAAGATAGAAATCGCTGCCGCCACGCTGTCGATGCATGAACGACTTGGAGGCTTCCAATAGCAACACATCGCCTGGTTCAATTCGAACGTCGCCCAGCTTGCCTTCCAAACGCCGTCCACCGCGGGCAACCGCGACCACCGCAGCGTTGAAGTTGGATCGAAAGCGTCCCTCGCGAATGGTTTTGCCAATCAAGCTGCACCGAGGACTGACGACAGCTTCGACCAGCGTTCGTCGCCATGCGGGAATCTCCAATTTCCGGGCTTGGTCACCGGGAGTCACCAAACCACGGATCTTTCGCAGATCGACCACGCTGTCCACGTCGCCCACCAAGATCAGGATGTCTTCGCCATACAGCCGTTGATCTGGTTTGGCGGGCTCGATGCGACCGTCAGCTCGTTGAACCTCAGCCACGTACAAACCGGGCAGAGCCCGCAAACCAGCCTCCTGCAGCGTCTTGCCCACCAACGGCCCCGTCAATTCGACCTGCATTTCGACGGTGTACTTCTGTGGGTCGTCCCCGACACTGACGGCTGGCTTGCGCTCGGGCAACAACCACTTGGACGCCCCGATGATGTAGATCAATCCCAGGATGGTCGCCGGAATCCCGGCGATCGCCGGTGTGAAGAAGCTGAGTTCCGACAACTGCATCTCCGCGCCGGCTGCAGCGGCGCCCGCCACGTATTTGTTGTACTCGTCGCGAACCAGCAGATTCGTGCTGGTTCCCATCAACGTGCACATTCCCCCCAGAATTGCGGCGTAGGAAAGCGGCAGCAACAATCGACTGGGGCTGATCGACAATCGTTTTCCCAGATCGCCCACCACTGGCAACATCGCCGCGACCACTGGGGTGTTGTTCAAAAATCCGCTCAAGAGCGCCACCGGCAGCAACATTCGGATCTGTGTGTCGCGAAGATTCTTGGCCTTGGACAGCAACCACCCCGTGGCCAGCTCCGTTCCGCCGGTGAGTTCCAATCCAGCGACCACCGAAAACAACAGAGCGATCGTGATCAGGCCTTTGTTGCCAAATCCCGCAACCGCCTGAGTCGGATCAGGCAACAGGGGCGTCCCCGTCAAATCCTGAACGACGACCAACACCGACAATGCCGTCAGCGCCAGCAAATCCGTCGCAGCGGCTCGCGTGGCCAAACCAACCAGCAGCGCAATGGCGACGCCAATGGTCAGCCACATGGGCCAAACGGTCGGCCAAACCAACGGGTCAAACAGAGATTCCATGCGGCAGAAAACGTGTTGAAAGTGCCGGCGAGTTTTGCGGCAGAGGGATGGAGGTCAGTTTCGATGCGGACAACGCCAGACAACTGGCTCCTACAGTAATTCAAACCATGGATATCGTCGCCCCCGCGATCCCATTAGACTACTTCCCTGACAGTTGATTGGATGCCCGAATGGACGGCATTTGCCTGCCGAACGCCATTCTGGAACCGATTCCGCTGGTCCCACCTTCCTCCCCCGTCTCGCCTGAAACACCCCATCATGCCCAACTCGACTGATTCGTCCGCACCGCCTGACCGACACGGTCTCTCAGGCGGCGCCCTCCTCATCGCCGGTTTGGTCATCGTGCTCTTGATCCTTCACCAAGACAATTGGTTGTGGACCAACGACACGTTGCTGTTCGGATTCATGCCCATCGGACTGGCCTGGCACGCCGGGATCTCGATCGCGGCATCCTTCACATGGTTTTTGGCGACACGCATCGCTTGGCCAATCGATGAAGAGGAGCCACAACGATGATGTATCTCGCAATGCACAACGGTGTCCCTCAATTCATCATCATTTTGGTGTACTTGGGTTTGCTACTCGCGCTCGGACTGTTCAGCAGTCGCCTGTTTCGCGGGACCAAAGAAGATTATCAAG includes these proteins:
- a CDS encoding DUF3311 domain-containing protein, whose translation is MPNSTDSSAPPDRHGLSGGALLIAGLVIVLLILHQDNWLWTNDTLLFGFMPIGLAWHAGISIAASFTWFLATRIAWPIDEEEPQR
- a CDS encoding SLC13 family permease, which translates into the protein MESLFDPLVWPTVWPMWLTIGVAIALLVGLATRAAATDLLALTALSVLVVVQDLTGTPLLPDPTQAVAGFGNKGLITIALLFSVVAGLELTGGTELATGWLLSKAKNLRDTQIRMLLPVALLSGFLNNTPVVAAMLPVVGDLGKRLSISPSRLLLPLSYAAILGGMCTLMGTSTNLLVRDEYNKYVAGAAAAGAEMQLSELSFFTPAIAGIPATILGLIYIIGASKWLLPERKPAVSVGDDPQKYTVEMQVELTGPLVGKTLQEAGLRALPGLYVAEVQRADGRIEPAKPDQRLYGEDILILVGDVDSVVDLRKIRGLVTPGDQARKLEIPAWRRTLVEAVVSPRCSLIGKTIREGRFRSNFNAAVVAVARGGRRLEGKLGDVRIEPGDVLLLEASKSFMHRQRGGSDFYLVSSVDRGEIRRHERAPLALGIMLVMVIVAALNWLSILSAAMMAACAMVLTRCCTTSEARRSIDWSVLIVIGSAIGIGRAMEQSGAAGQIAGGLLSIAQGSPLGTLIAIYVATVICTELITNNAAAMLMLPIAWTAGTQLGTDPMPMVVAVMIAASASFLTPFGYQTNTMVYGVGGYRLRDYIQFGLPLSLLVGVVSIGMLTWRYQ